One Gimesia sp. DNA segment encodes these proteins:
- the rpoN gene encoding RNA polymerase factor sigma-54, which yields MHLNISQQMKLGQQMKLAPRMIQSMEILQLPLQALEERIDQELAENVCLERVSDTEGTTDTETELMRSQADDDANSYKLDEKEMVAGNETNNESDFERLLEMAEQWPEDNVTSATKPSSNRISEDIERNNDAVANISERQQTINEYLLEQFHYFSCSHEIKDFGEYLIQNLDHNGRLQSSLPEIVQVYGKSISQEEAETALHLIQKCDPPGVGARDLKECLLLQLKPDAPYRDVLVTLITSHLEDLGQNRLPVIQRKTGYSIDTIKNAMSYLRYLDPFPGRGFESEPVLKVTPDVFVKKDENGKYVVELENEYTPPLRISRHYAQLLRNKNDDQTKDYIKKKIDAAKWLIEAIEQRHSTLKRVAQAIVDFQTDFLDNGPEYIVPLKMQQIADVVGVHVTTVSRAVDDKWIQTPRGLYPLKRFFGGGTKTSDGEDVAWGIIRLKMKEIIDGEDKSKPLSDDALVDALAKEGYNLARRTVTKYRKAMNIPSSRQRREY from the coding sequence ATGCATCTGAATATTTCACAACAAATGAAACTGGGCCAGCAGATGAAGCTGGCTCCCCGGATGATCCAGTCCATGGAAATTCTGCAGCTCCCGTTACAGGCGCTGGAGGAACGCATTGACCAGGAGCTGGCAGAGAACGTCTGCCTGGAACGCGTCAGCGATACTGAAGGGACAACCGATACCGAAACGGAACTGATGCGGAGTCAGGCTGACGACGATGCCAACAGTTACAAGCTCGACGAAAAAGAGATGGTCGCCGGCAACGAAACCAACAACGAGTCCGATTTCGAACGGCTGCTCGAGATGGCAGAACAGTGGCCGGAAGACAATGTGACTTCCGCGACCAAGCCTTCGTCGAACCGGATCAGCGAAGACATCGAACGCAACAACGATGCGGTCGCCAATATTTCAGAACGCCAGCAGACCATTAATGAATACCTGTTGGAACAGTTTCATTACTTTTCCTGCTCTCACGAGATCAAGGACTTCGGCGAATATCTGATTCAGAACCTCGACCATAATGGTCGGCTGCAAAGTTCCCTGCCCGAGATCGTGCAGGTCTATGGAAAATCAATCTCGCAGGAAGAGGCCGAGACCGCCCTGCACCTCATTCAGAAATGCGATCCTCCTGGCGTGGGGGCGCGGGATCTGAAAGAGTGTCTGCTCCTGCAACTCAAACCGGATGCACCCTATCGCGACGTGCTGGTCACCCTGATCACGTCACACCTGGAAGATCTGGGGCAGAACCGGTTACCCGTCATCCAGCGTAAGACCGGCTATTCGATCGATACCATCAAAAATGCGATGTCCTATCTGCGTTACCTGGATCCATTCCCGGGACGTGGATTTGAATCGGAGCCGGTGTTGAAAGTGACGCCGGATGTCTTTGTCAAAAAAGACGAAAACGGCAAGTATGTGGTCGAACTTGAGAATGAGTACACGCCACCACTGCGGATCAGCCGACATTACGCGCAACTGCTCCGCAATAAAAATGACGATCAGACCAAAGACTACATCAAGAAAAAGATCGATGCCGCCAAATGGTTGATTGAAGCCATCGAACAGCGGCACAGCACTTTGAAACGCGTGGCGCAGGCGATTGTCGATTTCCAGACCGACTTCCTTGATAACGGTCCGGAATACATCGTCCCCCTTAAAATGCAGCAGATTGCAGATGTGGTGGGCGTACACGTCACGACGGTCTCGCGTGCCGTCGATGATAAATGGATCCAGACGCCGCGTGGCTTGTATCCTCTCAAGCGTTTCTTTGGCGGCGGTACCAAGACCTCCGACGGGGAAGACGTGGCCTGGGGCATTATCCGTCTCAAGATGAAAGAGATCATCGATGGAGAAGACAAAAGCAAACCGCTCAGTGATGATGCTTTAGTCGATGCCCTGGCGAAGGAAGGTTACAACCTCGCGCGACGAACTGTGACCAAATATCGCAAAGCGATGAATATCCCCTCATCTCGACAGCGGCGTGAGTATTAA
- the thiL gene encoding thiamine-phosphate kinase, translating to MAAAFHEFDLIKWIQTRCPTPPHDLQSIGDDTAIVQPQAGWELLLATDMLMEGTHFTFPPATPELAGRKSLAVNLSDIAAMAGEPHSALVSLALPRSRGAEFAKSVMQGLIDLAREFHVVVIGGDTNTWDGPLVINVAVMGMAPTQQSITRSNARDGDWIFVTGALGGSLASHHLTFTPRIREALLLRETVSLHAMIDVSDGLASDLQHITTESGVGAIIHSEQIPINACLSGVLTEAERLQKALSDGEDFELLFTVSPEDGQQLLEQNPLSIPLTHLGEINSGQGAFLQQPDGSRVSLERSGWQHQL from the coding sequence ATGGCTGCCGCTTTCCACGAATTTGATCTGATCAAATGGATCCAGACACGTTGTCCGACTCCTCCGCATGATCTGCAGAGCATCGGCGATGATACAGCCATTGTGCAACCGCAGGCGGGCTGGGAACTGCTGCTGGCAACCGACATGTTAATGGAAGGGACGCATTTCACGTTTCCTCCTGCGACTCCTGAACTGGCCGGCCGCAAATCGCTGGCAGTGAATCTCAGTGACATCGCCGCGATGGCGGGAGAACCGCATTCCGCTCTCGTCAGTCTGGCGTTACCCCGTTCGCGGGGTGCTGAATTTGCCAAGTCTGTCATGCAGGGACTGATTGATCTGGCCAGAGAATTTCACGTTGTGGTCATCGGCGGCGACACGAACACCTGGGACGGTCCACTGGTGATCAACGTCGCGGTCATGGGAATGGCTCCGACTCAGCAGTCGATAACACGTTCCAACGCCCGTGACGGGGACTGGATCTTCGTTACCGGCGCTCTGGGAGGCAGCCTGGCGTCACATCACCTGACCTTTACGCCACGCATCAGGGAAGCTTTGCTCCTCAGGGAAACGGTGTCCCTGCACGCGATGATCGACGTCAGCGATGGTCTGGCTTCCGATCTGCAGCATATTACGACTGAATCAGGCGTGGGAGCCATTATCCACTCAGAGCAGATTCCCATCAACGCCTGTCTTTCTGGCGTACTGACTGAAGCAGAGCGTCTGCAGAAGGCACTTTCCGACGGTGAAGACTTCGAATTGCTCTTTACCGTCTCACCTGAAGACGGACAACAGCTGCTCGAACAAAACCCGCTCTCAATCCCACTAACGCACCTGGGTGAAATCAACTCAGGGCAGGGAGCGTTTCTGCAACAGCCCGACGGTTCCCGCGTTTCGCTGGAACGAAGTGGCTGGCAGCATCAACTCTGA
- a CDS encoding YbaB/EbfC family nucleoid-associated protein, which yields MFKGLGNLAGMMKQFSEMQGRMQEMQDKLAKLKFEGAAGGGMVTVEANGQQKILGVTIDQTLMESGDKEMLEDLVTAATNAALDKAREGAAEEMAQITGGLNIPGLDEALSKFNPNS from the coding sequence ATGTTTAAAGGACTGGGAAATCTGGCCGGCATGATGAAGCAGTTTTCGGAAATGCAGGGACGGATGCAGGAAATGCAGGACAAACTGGCCAAGCTGAAGTTCGAAGGCGCCGCAGGTGGTGGCATGGTGACTGTAGAAGCAAACGGCCAGCAGAAAATTCTGGGTGTCACCATTGATCAGACACTGATGGAGAGCGGTGATAAGGAAATGCTGGAAGATCTGGTTACCGCAGCAACCAATGCCGCTCTCGATAAAGCCCGCGAAGGCGCAGCGGAAGAAATGGCTCAAATCACAGGAGGTCTGAATATCCCCGGTCTCGATGAGGCATTGTCCAAGTTCAATCCCAATTCATAG
- the recR gene encoding recombination mediator RecR, whose protein sequence is MSFRGRENQSHPYGSSVGQLIDQFATLPGIGRKSAERLAHYVLSIPEAEARQLADAIIAVKQAIHPCKICFNLTEHEVCSICADPRRDKKLVCVVEQPRDVVSLEATSSFQGVYHVLQGRISPLEGVGPDDLTINALVRRVKQDGVQEIIMATNPTLEGDGTALYISNLLEHENVEITRLARGIASGSVLEFANKEMLADALQGRQRF, encoded by the coding sequence ATGTCGTTTCGTGGAAGAGAGAATCAGTCTCATCCTTACGGTTCCAGCGTGGGGCAATTGATTGACCAGTTTGCTACGCTGCCCGGAATCGGTCGCAAGTCGGCGGAACGTCTGGCACACTATGTCCTCTCGATTCCTGAGGCCGAGGCGCGTCAACTGGCAGATGCCATCATTGCCGTAAAACAGGCGATTCATCCCTGCAAGATCTGCTTCAACCTGACCGAACACGAAGTCTGCAGTATCTGTGCGGATCCGCGACGGGATAAAAAACTGGTCTGCGTTGTCGAGCAGCCCCGGGATGTGGTTTCTCTGGAAGCCACCAGTTCATTTCAAGGTGTGTATCATGTGCTGCAGGGGCGAATTTCTCCCCTGGAAGGAGTCGGTCCCGATGATTTGACGATCAATGCCCTGGTGCGACGTGTGAAGCAGGATGGTGTTCAGGAAATTATTATGGCTACCAATCCGACCCTGGAAGGGGACGGGACTGCGCTCTACATTTCGAATCTGCTCGAACACGAAAATGTGGAAATTACCAGGCTGGCGCGCGGAATTGCTTCCGGGAGCGTCCTGGAATTTGCGAATAAAGAGATGTTGGCGGATGCCTTGCAGGGACGACAAAGGTTCTAG
- the dnaX gene encoding DNA polymerase III subunit gamma/tau, with the protein MSKQSLQYTVLARRFRPQNFSEVVGQEMVARALQNAIRGDRVAHAYLFTGARGVGKTSMARILAKALNCPNTQDGIPCGECEICQNIATGSDVDVLEIDGASNRGIDDIRSLRANVNVRSMRSKYKIYIIDEVHMLTKEAFNALLKTLEEPPPNVKFIFCTTEPNKLPDTILSRCQRFDFGYIEETSICERLRQIAEAEGVTVADDAIQLVARRAGGSMRDSQSIFDQLLSFGEDKLTAEGVHRILGTASDERLIELLDALMQQKRDVALSLFDAALTSGVQLNELVDQLLNYLRDLSVVASGANDVTLLAISENNRESLQRQAEVWGIHTCLAAFQVLNESRNKMFRASHGRALVELALIRMSLLEDLDQLCAFVKSGGAVPAMAAAPPPAVSAAPVSAPAPPPREAPSRPEPAPQPAVDQKKIEKKNENQSVVASNSIESTPPARDLIPLRAGMESLLLSQLIENTGDLLKDSLKGVASIAISGPKQLDLQFSKSYNFAKQYCERPEMLVKLEAALEKLTGERAKIRLIVQEPAEAEEAADENNTLAQKKRVEKRDLAPAGDEFLQEALTVFNAQSVRVDVLKVKTEEKKEES; encoded by the coding sequence ATGTCCAAACAATCACTACAGTACACCGTGCTGGCCCGTCGTTTTCGCCCGCAAAACTTCTCGGAAGTGGTGGGACAGGAAATGGTCGCCCGGGCGCTGCAGAACGCCATCCGGGGAGACCGGGTTGCCCACGCCTACCTGTTTACCGGTGCCCGCGGAGTCGGTAAAACGTCGATGGCCCGAATTTTAGCCAAGGCGCTGAACTGTCCCAACACGCAGGATGGAATTCCCTGCGGCGAGTGCGAAATCTGTCAGAACATCGCGACAGGCAGCGATGTCGACGTACTGGAAATCGATGGTGCCTCGAACCGCGGGATTGATGATATCCGATCTCTGCGGGCCAATGTCAATGTGCGTTCGATGCGATCGAAATACAAGATCTACATCATCGACGAAGTGCACATGCTGACGAAAGAGGCCTTCAACGCGCTGCTGAAAACGCTGGAAGAGCCGCCTCCGAACGTTAAATTCATCTTCTGTACAACCGAGCCGAACAAGTTACCCGATACGATTCTGTCCCGTTGTCAGCGGTTCGATTTCGGATATATCGAAGAGACAAGTATCTGTGAGCGACTCAGGCAGATTGCGGAAGCAGAAGGGGTCACGGTTGCCGATGATGCCATCCAACTGGTTGCCCGGCGGGCCGGCGGTTCAATGCGTGACAGCCAGTCCATTTTTGACCAGCTGCTTTCGTTTGGTGAAGATAAACTGACTGCAGAAGGCGTGCACCGTATTCTGGGGACTGCCAGTGATGAGCGTTTGATTGAACTGCTGGATGCGTTGATGCAGCAAAAGCGGGATGTGGCGCTCTCACTGTTTGATGCGGCCCTGACCTCAGGCGTGCAGCTCAATGAGCTGGTTGATCAGCTCCTGAATTACCTGCGCGATCTGTCGGTCGTGGCGAGTGGCGCCAATGATGTTACGCTGCTGGCCATCTCGGAAAATAATCGGGAGAGCCTGCAACGACAGGCAGAGGTCTGGGGGATTCATACCTGTCTGGCCGCGTTTCAGGTATTGAATGAATCGCGGAATAAAATGTTCCGCGCCAGCCATGGTCGTGCCCTGGTCGAGCTGGCGTTGATCCGGATGTCTCTGCTGGAAGACCTCGACCAGTTGTGTGCGTTTGTGAAATCAGGAGGGGCTGTGCCAGCGATGGCAGCCGCTCCCCCTCCCGCGGTCTCCGCAGCCCCGGTTTCGGCTCCCGCTCCCCCTCCCCGGGAAGCCCCTTCCCGTCCGGAACCAGCTCCTCAACCGGCTGTCGATCAAAAAAAAATTGAAAAAAAAAATGAAAATCAATCGGTTGTAGCGTCAAATTCAATTGAAAGCACTCCTCCTGCCCGGGATTTGATTCCACTACGGGCTGGGATGGAAAGTTTACTGTTGTCGCAACTTATTGAAAATACAGGGGATCTGTTGAAAGACTCCCTGAAGGGAGTGGCGTCAATAGCAATTTCTGGGCCGAAACAGCTGGATTTACAATTCTCCAAGAGCTATAATTTCGCAAAACAATACTGCGAACGACCTGAGATGTTGGTCAAACTCGAAGCAGCATTGGAAAAACTGACAGGAGAGCGGGCCAAGATCCGCCTGATTGTTCAGGAGCCAGCAGAGGCTGAAGAGGCCGCAGATGAAAATAACACACTGGCACAAAAAAAACGGGTAGAAAAACGAGATCTGGCACCTGCTGGAGATGAATTTCTGCAAGAGGCTCTGACTGTGTTTAATGCCCAGAGCGTGCGAGTGGATGTCTTAAAAGTCAAAACGGAAGAGAAAAAAGAGGAATCATAG